The genomic window tcaatcgagagagagagagagagggggggagcaagcctgtggttttcCAGGGgtccccctgcactgttgccttccccgatatttatagtggagcgtggtatggcgccgtcattaatggcgcagacaattgaggaattgtcaactcactgtagactgtcagagtcgccgtgaaagtatcacatcgccgtggggctgtctaatcgctagggttgacaatgccctaggtgggataatgcccctagacggcagtgccgcatgccgttgtcaggactgacaggctctggcggctgtacggcgatcggaggagtcgaccgaccctaggtcggtggccagctgtgtggcaccgggtggagattcggacccctccgatggtcagccgggcatgttgcgagagtcggccatcagacttcctggttcagtcggtcgggagagtggaaaaggtctgtccgaccgacatatcctccgtCGGTAAAGGGCCGTTAATCGGTCGGTGATGGCgttcgatcgatcggtcggtcggccagtcagtcggtcggtcggtcggccagtcggtcggtcggtcggccagtcggtaggccggtcggtcggtcggtcggtcgatcggccagtcggtcggtcggtcggccagtcagtaggccggtcggtcggtcggtcggccggtcgatcggtcggtcggtcggccagtcggtcggtcgtcggggtcgtccgtcggggtcgtccgtcggactcATCCGTcagagtcgtcggtcggggtcgttcgtcggagtcgtccgtcggagtcggtcggggttgtccgtcggggtcgtccgtcggggtcgtccgtcggagtcggtcggggttggggtcgtccgtcggggtcgtcggtcggtatatcccaacagttgccccccccactcctgagcccgatgtcgtgttggctcgcgtgaacacgtgggcgacggcttcagacgaaaggagtggttttccgtcttttcttgccccgactctggcgatcacatcaacgaacgatccaatatcgatcgtcccgactgtaggtcgagcatgcacgtcgggtcggaggtcagccaacctccgaacgttgctcgtcgacacgatcattccgcagaatctgatagtcgagtagcatccgacgtattcggataggataacgatggcaagtcgaatatccattgtccggcccttggtcggacgtatgcgtcgggatgtatgataaacggtggcaagccgaagatccttcgatcgatcgtgagcagatcggtatgtcgcgaatacgactgcggtcgtcttggcattttgcctttcctagtcgaagctaagtcggcaagttagccagccgcattagtcgaagccctttgccttcagaggtgggggccatcgtagatattccgctccttcgatctccatcgtagaatccgatatgtccttgacgatcgagacgtagattgagcaattggttcggcgattcgtcgatcaggccgacgacggagtcatagattcggcgatcgacaatcgagccatgttggtcggggccttttgccttcaaaggctgaggccgtcgatttcggtgatcggtgatcgagccgttgattcggcgatcgacgatcgagccgttgattcggcgatcgacaatcgagccatgttggtcggggccttttgccttcagaggccgaggccgtcggttcgacgatcgatgatcgagtcatgttggtcggggccttttgccttcagaggccgaggccgtcgattcggcgatcggtgatcgagccgttgattcggcgatcgacgatcgaccgtgttggtcggggccttttgccttcagaggctgaggccatCGATTTCAGCGATCGATGATCgaaccgttgattcggcgatcaacgatcgagccgttgattcgacgatcgacaatcgagccatgttggtcggggccttttgccttcagaggccgaggccgtcggttcgacgatcgatgatcgagtcatgttggtcggggccttttgccttcagaggccgagaccgtcggttcggcgatcggtgatcgagctgttgattcgacgatcgatgatcgaccgtgttggtcggggccttttgccttcagaggccgaggccgtcggttcggcgatcggtgatcgagccgttgattcggcgatcgatgatcgaccgtgttggtcggggccttttgccttcagaggttgaggccgtcgtagattctccgctccttcgatctctatcaggatctgcgcacgaggagtggggagaggggtgtaggagtcatacctgcgatgcgtcggtctcggactccattgTCGAGGCAAGACCCATCTATCGGtggagggcctgctgggttcagcatggacccgacctttcttccatttttcttttcggcccgtgccttaagtcaggcgccggtcggaagctctttcgtccgcgcgcatgtacttgtacgcgcgctccagcagttcggtgtatgttcgggggagggttttgtccagggagtaggtgaaccgggatgtccttagcccccgtttcatggccgagatggccatgtctccattgaggtcccggacctcaagcgtggccgcgttgaatcacgtcacgaagtgtcgtagagtctcattttctctctgcttgagggagaaaagactgtccgaggttcgtggcggcttccgactggtgctgaaatggaccacgaaggaatgctcgagctgcccgaaggagtggatacttcccgatcgaagatcggagtaccaggccctggtagctttgcggagcgtggcggggaagccgatgcaaaggagagcgtcggttgccccttgaatcgtcatgagagctttgtagctctcaagctggtcgattgggtcggtggagccgtcgtatcgctccacgtgcggcatcttgaaccgactggggatcggttcgtcgaggatgagtcgggagagaggttgagcagtctggaagtcgacgtcgtttgaagacttctggccgtctacctgcaactgcgcaagccgacggtcgatttcctcaaaCCTGCGCTcatagtcgtccgtccgtcggtgctgggagaccccaagaGTGGAGTCTCTGGAAGACTCCGacagggaggcggacggcgttcgcggtcgcttctccttcctcgcccactccagcagggaaggagagagctgctgggatcgacgggcatcgcgccgtggccgcccctcctcctctccgcgggagcgctgttgcgggcgctcgcgcggaggcgacggggatcggcgcgggcgtcggcggctgctccttgagggcatcggacgggccgccgattgttgctggaggcttttgaccgcgtccgtcagtacggtcatctgccgaacgatggccgcgatctgcgcctccatggtcaccgcggggtgtggagagctgggctccgccgctgagggtggcggggaggcctcttcccagcgggaagagcgcctcgccgacccgatgaccctcgatcgttgggctcttgtctttgtcatcagtATCTTCCGCTTGGGAAGGCTTGGTGCCGtgtcccccctacctggcgcgccaatctgttgcggccaatcccctcgtcgcctgatcgccgggaaacgagcgcctgcaaaaaagaaagtccacactgatcggaggcggctccggcggggaccctccgacggtcaagtcagagagaagactgggcaacagtgaaatgaagacagagagctcaatcgagagagagagagagggggggagcaagcctgtggttttcCAGGGgtccccctgcactgttgccttccccgatatttatagtggagcgtggtatggcgccgtcattaatggcgtggacaattgaggaattgtcaactcaccgtagactgtcagagtcgccatgAAAGtatcacatcgccgtggggctgtctaatcgctagggttgacaatgccctaggtgggataatgcccctagacggcagtgccgcatgccgttgtcaggactgacaggctctggcggctgtacggcgatcggaggagtcgaccgaccctaggtcggtggccagctgtgtggcgccgggtggagattcgggcccctccgatggtcagccgggcatgttgcgagagtcggccatcagacttcctggttcagtcggtcaggagagtggaaaaggtctgtccgaccgacatatcctccgtcggtaaagggccgttaatcggtcggtgatggcgttcggtcgatcggtcggtcggccagtcggtcggtcggtcggtcggccagtcggtaggccggtcggtcggtcgatcggccagtcggtcggtcggtcggtcggccagtcggtcggtcgtcggggtcgtccgtcggggtcgtccgtcggactcATCCGTcagagtcgtcggtcggggtcgtccgtcggagtcgtccgtcggagtcggtcgaggtcgtccgtcggggtcatccgtcggagtcggtcggggttggggtcgtccgtcggggtcgtcggtcggtaaaTCCCAACAGTAGTATAGCAAAATATAACCATTATCAAGGATTGCACACATCACATAAATCACGGAAACCATGGATTCTTGAGTTCAGTTAGTTCTGTTTCTTATATACAATAAAAGACACACGATGCTAGACAAGCCGCAGAAATTTGCTGGATAAAATTGTActcataattctaaatttttctgTCTCACGGTTATTGTACTACAATTTGGTATGCTGACAGGAGTACTTTAGTGTTACACTTCATCTTATGGCTTGCAGGACTCACATGTATGATATGCTTGTAGTGTGGTGTAGGAGGACAGATGAGCTTGTGGATGGTCCCAACGCTTTTCACATAACGCCATCAGCTTTGGACCGGTGGGAGTCGAGGTTGGAGAATCTTTTTGCAGCTCGTCCATATGACCTGTTTGATGCTGCATTATCTGATACCATCTCAAAGTTCCCAGTTGACATTCAGGCACGTTGTTCTCTACCAAATAGAtaaatctttatttctttttaatataTTCCCCTTACTGCTTAAGATAAAGCAACAAATTCTACCTCTTAGTTCTTATTAAGGGTACAAATGAGCTGAATTGCTCGCGAGCTATTCAAGCTCGACTCGAATTCGAGCTCAAATAGTTTTTTGAGTCGAGCTCAAGTAGTAGGATACTCAGCTCAAAAGCTCATGAACCTAttcgaatttatatatatttttaataatattatttttatttataatatatatattattagtagattAAAGTTCGATTTTGAGTTCGAGTATGACTCGATTGATATTCAAGTTGAGTCGAATAGATCTCGAATTTTACCTATTTTTTATCAAGCCAAGTTTGAGCTTGAGATATTAAGGCCGGCTCAATCTTCAATTGAGTTTTGAGTTCAAGTATTTTAAGTAGAGTCAAGTTCGAACTTCTAACTATTCCACTCTACTCGACTCGGCTCGATTGCACCACTAGTTCCTACACATAGTATTTAGCCTAAAAATTTATACTATTTGTCCACTTGCTAATGAACTAGataaaagagataaaaaaatcaattagatatTTGTAACAAATTGAAGACTAAGAAATTATATATAGGTTTCATTGGAGTCTTGTTACTTTTTTATTTGGAAACATTAATTTTAGCCTGTAATGATGATGAATCAGAAATTGAACTTTTCATAGATATCCATGAAAAATTTTCGAGCATGGTACAAGTATTAGGTTGCATCTAGATGCATCATTTCTTTTATAAAAGTCACTTTGATACATCATTTGATAATGGGTTTTATTTGCTTTTATTTTTTCCAGCCATTGAAAGACATGATTGAAGGAATGAGGATGGACCTCAAGAAATCAAGATATAGGAACTTTGATGAACTCTATCTCTACTGTTACTATGTAGCTGGAACTGTTGGATTAATGAGTGTTCCAGTTATGGGCATCTCGCCGGAGTCCAAGGCAACGACAGAGAGTGTCTATAATGCAGCTTTGGCTTTAGGAATTGCAAATCAACTGACCAACATACTTCGGGATGTTAGAGACGAGTAAGAGAACATTTACCAATCTCCAACTTAGTATTGGCTTAATATAATTAGTAAATTACCATAAAAAAGTTTCTATTTTCTTTATAGCTAAGTCATAATAATTTTGGTAATTTATGACTTACTGTATGATCAGTGCAAGAAGAGGCAGAATTTACCTACCACAAGATGAGCTTGCACAAGCTGGTCTTTCAGATCAAGATGTATTCAATGGTAAGGTCACTGACAAGTGGAGAAACTTCATGAAGAGCCAGATTAAGAGGGCAAGGATGTTCTTCAGTAAAGCAGAGAATGCTGTGACTGAGCTCAATCAAGCTAGTCGATGGCCGGTAAGATTaagatttctatttttttttatttattttttgctagCATGTATTAGCATCAGTTGGACTCTCGTAATCATTCAAATTAATATATGAACAGGTATGGGCTTCACTTTTATTATATCGCCAAATCCTTGATGAGATCGAAGCAAATGATTATGATAACTTCACAAAGAGGGCATATGTTAGCAAAGCTAAGAAGCTAATGGCATTGCCCATTGCATTCGGGCGATCATTAGTTAGCCCATCATCTAGAAAACAACCTAGTTTAGGAAAAGCTTGAAGGAAAGAAGGACATATTCAAAACAAGGATAAGCTCTAATACGTAGGTTCATTTTGTATAATATTCAATGTGAGAATGATTTGTAATTTGGCAAAATTTATTAAGTTTTTGTTGTCTATGATTTGTATTTTTGGTCAGATTACAAGAGAATTGGATGCTTATTCTCCTTATCAGGACCCTTGAACTCACCAGAAGATAATCAATTGTATGCATCATATGCTAGGTCAAGTTCTCCCAATGGATCACATTGGCACTAGCAGTTGATTGCTTTCTTAGTAAATAAGAAGGCATGAGTTCTATTGCCTCAATGAAGAGAACTTCAAAATTTCTAGTAAGATGAGATAGCCTCAAAAACAAGAATCTATGTTAGGTTACATGCCACAGGCAaagagatatttttctatatttttaaatatatgagattaaaaaaatataataataccatatCCATCAAGATGAATTCGTCAAGAAAAAGATAATCAGGAATAAACATCTTACAATAGGTTGTACCTGCATTGTAAAGAGTTGTTTCTTATGGACAATAATGTCATGTGAGTGTTGGATGGACCTCTACTCTTAAATCAAGTAGttcatcaattttggactaaaaaGCTGGTCGGATATCTACTCTTTAGGGTTGGATTCAACTAATTAGCATTGGATTGCATTGTTCAAAAGGGCAATCCCTTATGACTCAAATCTTTTGTGGCTTTTATAGCTGTTGACACTCTATACTATTATGGGGCAGGCTAACATTAAGGATCAAGGCTTGCTCATATAACATAGAGAGGCCATTGAAGGCGTATGGCAATGAGTGGGGATATGGAATTAGGTAGGCCACCATGGAATTCTTCAGTTGTCTCGTAGTCGAGGAATTCATATTTCATTTAGGATTAATGGTAGAGTTGTAATTAGAATGATAAATAAAGAGATGAATAAATAGAAATATCTTCATTATCCTTCATGGTCAAATCAATAGAATAGCTATTTATCTAGTCAGATAGGACAAATCTCTCGATTGTTGGCATATAGTGATAGATTGCAAATATTAAACTAATCCTAAAATAAAGAGGATTGAGACTTTTTGATAAGtggttgttgttgctgttgaGTTGATCAAAAAAGAGTTTGCGCATATCTCCGACTCCTTTTATAAAATGAATCCTAGGATTTTTAGTTAAGATGTGGAGATGAGTGAGTTCATGGTTACACCAATTATCTTCTCATTCCCATATTCGCCATCATGAACCTTTTGCTTTGAATTTGTGCCCAGAGAATCACCACTGTGTCTCTTCCTCTATCGACTGATAGGTGCTTTGAGAATCATGTGTCCTGCATCATTGTTGCTTGATCTTGTATCCATCTATTTTTTTGGCTGCATTGATCTGCTCTTAGCACGTAATGGCCACACAGCAACATACTATCTTGACAAATAGCTATGCTCTAATAACCCATCAATATCTGTCCTCACTCATTAAGTTTGATATAATTAGTTGAATCAATTGATGCCTTAACCTTCACAAccaatagatgttggaaattgtgtcctaaaatcaatcgtgtgatgattgagttcatccttatatgtgaattattgattattaaataatagttattctgatatttttcatcacaaagtgacatcttccttgaactcttgtactgtgatgaagtctctagaacta from Elaeis guineensis isolate ETL-2024a chromosome 4, EG11, whole genome shotgun sequence includes these protein-coding regions:
- the LOC140857565 gene encoding phytoene synthase 2, chloroplastic-like isoform X1, whose translation is MAVASLHCTFSPKISTSLKLPEVTQGVQLSCSWRSVNKVLRSRYDGDRLQRKKGKWSLIPSKSRGNSTVLCSLAASPAGEVVISSEKKVYDIVLKQAALVKKQLSSNVLLDVKPKLVAPRTQNLLKEAYDRCGEVCAEYAKTFYLGTLLMTPERRRAIWAIYVWCRRTDELVDGPNAFHITPSALDRWESRLENLFAARPYDLFDAALSDTISKFPVDIQPLKDMIEGMRMDLKKSRYRNFDELYLYCYYVAGTVGLMSVPVMGISPESKATTESVYNAALALGIANQLTNILRDVRDDARRGRIYLPQDELAQAGLSDQDVFNGKVTDKWRNFMKSQIKRARMFFSKAENAVTELNQASRWPVWASLLLYRQILDEIEANDYDNFTKRAYVSKAKKLMALPIAFGRSLVSPSSRKQPSLGKA
- the LOC140857565 gene encoding phytoene synthase 2, chloroplastic-like isoform X2, with translation MAVASLHCTFSPKISTSLKLPEVTQGVQLSCSWRSVNKVLRSRYDGDRLQRKKGKWSLIPSKSRGNSTVLCSLAASPAGEVVISSEKKVYDIVLKQAALVKKQLSSNVLLDVKPKLVAPRTQNLLKEAYDRCGEVCAEYAKTFYLGTLLMTPERRRAIWAIYVWCRRTDELVDGPNAFHITPSALDRWESRLENLFAARPYDLFDAALSDTISKFPVDIQPLKDMIEGMRMDLKKSRYRNFDELYLYCYYVAGTVGLMSVPVMGISPESKATTESVYNAALALGIANQLTNILRDVRDDARRGRIYLPQDELAQAGLSDQDVFNGKVTDKWRNFMKSQIKRARMFFSKAENAVTELNQASRWPSMILE